A genomic region of Palaemon carinicauda isolate YSFRI2023 chromosome 11, ASM3689809v2, whole genome shotgun sequence contains the following coding sequences:
- the LOC137649327 gene encoding zinc finger BED domain-containing protein 5-like, which produces MDKFVIKKRRHEVSGEGEERDESGFVSEKDLVIPTTSKSTSTKGKKNRSYLDNYLSFGFFWCGEEVIPMPLCVICGDKLANEAMVPSKLKRHLTLKHNNLANKPRSYFEGLLSEQKQQSAMLSKKVKVADKAQEVSYLVAELVVKSMKPHTIAETLILPACSAIVKTMFGSEAEKEVMKIPISDSTISRRIHDMSADIEETVCTSVKESERFALQVDESTDIGGMAQLLVFVRYIHDVKIVNQFFCCKELKETTTGNDIFSTLSKYLKSVGLTWQSCVGICTDGAPAMIGSIKGFVSLVKRENSSVITTLFSSS; this is translated from the coding sequence ATGGATAAGTTTGTCATTAAGAAGAGAAGACACGAAGTCAGTGGTGAGGGTGAAGAAAGGGACGAAAGTGGGTTTGTGAGCGAAAAGGATTTGGTCATTCCAACAACAAGTAAATCAACTTCAACAAAAGGCAAGAAAAATCGCTCCTACTTggataattatttaagttttggaTTCTTCTGGTGTGGTGAGGAAGTTATTCCCATGCCTTTATGTGTTATTTGTGGTGATAAATTAGCTAATGAAGCAATGGTACCCAGTAAATTAAAGAGGCATTTAACTCTGAAACATAATAATCTTGCTAACAAGCCTCGGTCCTACTTTGAAGGACTTTTAAGTGAGCAAAAACAACAGAGTGCGATGCTTTCTAAGAAAGTCAAAGTCGCTGATAAAGCACAAGAGGTCAGTTACTTAGTTGCAGAGTTAGTTGTTAAAAGCATGAAACCTCATACAATAGCAGAGACTCTGATTCTACCTGCATGTAgtgccatagtaaaaacaatgtttGGAAGTGAAGCAGAAAAAGAAGTGATGAAAATTCCCATTTCGGATAGTACTATTAGCAGACGGATTCATGATATGTCAGCAGACATAGAGGAAACTGTATGTACATCTGTGAAAGAAAGTGAAAGGTTTGCACTTCAGGTAGATGAGTCCACAGACATTGGAGGTATGGCTCAATTACTGGTATTCGTTCGGTACATTCATGATGTTAAAATAGTGAACCAATTCTTTTGTTGTAAAGAACTTAAGGAAACTACAACAGGCAATGATATTTTCTCTACATTAAGCAAGTACTTAAAATCAGTTGGTTTGACCTGGCAATCGTGTGTTGGGATTTGTACAGATGGGGCACCTGCCATGATTGGCTCAATTAAAGGATTTGTGTCATTAGTGAAGAGAGAAAACAGCAGTGTGATAACAACACTGTTTTCTTCATCGTGA
- the LOC137649328 gene encoding zinc finger BED domain-containing protein 5-like: MQGKSENVLSSTDKIKALKEKLQLWGGKVKEINLDMFSHAAVAANSGEIIPINPEHLAVLAKQLQYYFPDICTENYDWIRDPFVASISTQSQLTLMEEEQLVELRHDRDLKLHMQLPLDEFWVQIKTKYPHVAKKALVVLIQFSTSYQCELGFSALANIKTNKRERLKTLEEKMRVCLSTIQPNVKRICQSHQAQTSH; this comes from the coding sequence ATgcaaggaaaatcagaaaatgttttatcttccaCTGATAAAATTAAAGCGCTGAAAGAAAAACTACAACTGTGGGGTGGCAAAGTAAAAGAAATCAATTTGGACATGTTCTCACATGCTGCAGTAGCAGCAAACAGTGGTGAGATAATACCCATTAATCCTGAGCATCTTGCAGTACTGGCAAAACAACTTCAGTACTATTTCCcagatatatgcactgaaaactatGACTGGATAAGAGACCCATTTGTTGCATCTATATCTACCCAATCTCAGCTTACCCTCATGGAAGAAGAGCAGTTAGTGGAATTGCGTCATGATCGTGATCTAAAGTTGCACATGCAGCTGCCTCTTGACGAGTTCTGGGTTCAGATCAAGACTAAGTATCCTCATGTTGCCAAAAAAGCTCTGGTAGTGTTAATCCAGTTCTCTACTTCTTACCAATGTGAGTTGGGGTTTTCTGCTCTAGCAAatattaaaactaacaaaagggaAAGGCTGAAAACTCTCGAGGAAAAAATGAGAGTATGTTtgtccaccattcaacccaatgtgaAACGGATCTGTCAGTCACATCAAGCACAAACATCTCACTAA